One stretch of Patescibacteria group bacterium DNA includes these proteins:
- a CDS encoding adenylyltransferase/cytidyltransferase family protein: MIFTLDDVSNKVRQQKKLGKKVGLITGCFDVLHFGHIQLFRFAKKHVDFLVVGLDNDKTISLFKGKNRPVNRIKQRIQLVSELRCIDMVFEIKAVFDYADDVNADKIHIEILKALRPDCLITAAKADKYWQTKKQRAKNLQIKFLLDREDRSNSSTAIIDKLTE, from the coding sequence ATGATCTTCACACTTGATGATGTTTCAAATAAGGTTAGGCAGCAAAAAAAGCTGGGTAAAAAGGTAGGCCTCATAACAGGATGTTTCGATGTTTTGCACTTTGGCCATATCCAGCTTTTTAGATTCGCCAAGAAACATGTGGATTTTTTAGTTGTTGGCTTAGATAATGACAAAACTATTTCTCTTTTCAAAGGCAAAAACCGCCCAGTCAATAGAATTAAACAAAGAATACAGCTAGTTTCAGAACTAAGATGTATTGATATGGTTTTTGAGATAAAGGCGGTTTTTGATTATGCCGATGATGTAAACGCTGACAAAATCCACATTGAAATTCTCAAGGCCCTGAGGCCCGACTGTCTGATTACAGCAGCAAAGGCTGATAAATATTGGCAAACTAAAAAGCAACGTGCAAAAAATCTTCAAATAAAGTTTCTGCTTGATCGCGAAGACAGATCAAATTCATCAACCGCTATTATTGATAAGCTAACCGAATAA
- the eno gene encoding phosphopyruvate hydratase, whose translation MNFKIKNVKAREILDSRGNPTLEATIELVGGAVGISKVPSGASTGSHEAWELRDGGKRYLGKGVLRAVSNVNKIIGPMLRGIDARRQADIDHAMIELDGTLNKKKLGANAILGVSLAAASAAAREAGKPLYRYIAGVYGFKPRKLRLPYPMMNILNGGAHAGWTLDFQEFMIVPRGARFRERVRAGSEIFHQLGKILKASGYPTAVGDEGGFAPRLGKNEQAFGLIMKAIRAAKYKPGRDVAIAIDAAATEYYDAKSRRYILKVDKKRLDAANLVRQYESWIKKYPLISIEDGLSEDDWTNWQAMTRRLGKKILLVGDDLFVTNAERLGSGIELGVGNAILIKVNQVGTLTETIDAIKLAQGAGYKVVISHRSGETADTFIADLAVAIGAEYIKTGSLSRSERVEKYNRLMEIEAELGA comes from the coding sequence ATGAATTTCAAAATTAAAAATGTTAAAGCGCGCGAGATTTTGGATTCGCGCGGCAACCCGACGCTTGAAGCAACGATAGAACTTGTCGGAGGAGCGGTCGGCATTTCCAAGGTGCCGTCCGGCGCTTCAACCGGGTCCCACGAAGCGTGGGAGCTCCGGGATGGCGGCAAGCGGTATTTGGGAAAGGGCGTGTTGCGCGCGGTATCAAATGTTAATAAGATTATCGGCCCGATGCTTCGGGGCATTGATGCGCGGCGGCAGGCGGATATTGATCACGCCATGATTGAGCTTGACGGAACTCTGAACAAAAAAAAGCTGGGCGCGAACGCGATTTTGGGAGTCTCGCTCGCCGCGGCCTCGGCCGCGGCTCGCGAAGCCGGTAAACCGCTTTATCGGTACATCGCCGGCGTTTACGGATTCAAGCCGCGCAAATTACGGCTGCCGTACCCCATGATGAATATCTTAAACGGTGGAGCCCATGCCGGCTGGACCCTGGATTTTCAGGAATTTATGATCGTCCCTCGCGGGGCGCGCTTTCGCGAGCGGGTGCGCGCGGGTTCGGAAATATTCCATCAACTCGGAAAAATTCTGAAAGCGAGCGGTTATCCCACGGCCGTGGGGGATGAGGGCGGATTCGCGCCGCGGCTCGGAAAAAACGAGCAGGCATTCGGCTTGATTATGAAGGCGATCCGCGCGGCAAAATATAAGCCTGGACGGGATGTGGCCATTGCGATTGACGCCGCGGCCACGGAATATTACGACGCCAAGAGCAGGAGATATATTCTCAAGGTTGATAAAAAGAGACTTGATGCCGCGAATCTAGTCCGGCAGTATGAATCATGGATAAAAAAATATCCGCTCATATCCATTGAGGACGGACTTTCGGAAGACGACTGGACAAACTGGCAGGCGATGACCCGTCGGCTTGGCAAAAAGATTCTGCTCGTTGGCGATGATTTATTCGTGACCAACGCGGAAAGGCTGGGCAGTGGAATTGAGCTCGGAGTGGGAAATGCGATTCTCATCAAGGTCAATCAGGTCGGCACGCTGACCGAAACAATTGATGCCATAAAATTGGCGCAGGGTGCGGGATATAAGGTGGTAATATCGCACCGTTCGGGTGAAACCGCGGATACGTTCATTGCCGATCTTGCGGTGGCAATTGGCGCTGAGTATATCAAGACCGGCAGCCTGTCACGGTCCGAGCGGGTTGAGAAATATAACCGGCTGATGGAGATTGAGGCGGAACTGGGAGCGTAG
- a CDS encoding SIMPL domain-containing protein (The SIMPL domain is named for its presence in mouse protein SIMPL (signalling molecule that associates with mouse pelle-like kinase). Bacterial member BP26, from Brucella, was shown to assemble into a channel-like structure, while YggE from E. coli has been associated with resistance to oxidative stress.), with amino-acid sequence MNNTIWPKWPEQKLFFVLVGIFMAYAIIWTATGIQSNLEEFNNIGKAPRERDVIVIDGQGDVSGTPDIAVVDVGMVSEAAAVIDAQNSNTEKMNKLVSELKKMGIDSKDLQTANYSIYPKYNYSEGRSDIVGYTVNQSVEVKIRDMEKISLVLAAVGRSGANQVSGVQFGIDDSDQLNEEARIEALADAKTKAINIAKALGVNIVRVVGFTESSAMPSSIAYSKMAEDMGGGDMPQIESGTLDVVSNVTVTFEIE; translated from the coding sequence ATGAATAATACTATTTGGCCAAAGTGGCCCGAGCAAAAGCTTTTTTTCGTGCTGGTCGGAATTTTTATGGCGTATGCCATTATCTGGACGGCGACCGGCATACAGAGCAATCTTGAGGAATTTAATAATATCGGCAAAGCGCCGCGCGAACGTGACGTAATTGTCATTGATGGCCAAGGGGATGTTAGCGGCACGCCGGATATCGCGGTCGTGGATGTGGGTATGGTCTCCGAAGCGGCGGCGGTTATTGATGCCCAGAATTCAAATACTGAAAAAATGAACAAGCTCGTTAGTGAGCTCAAGAAAATGGGTATTGATTCCAAGGATTTGCAGACGGCTAATTATAGCATTTATCCCAAATACAACTATTCCGAGGGGCGTTCGGATATTGTCGGATATACGGTGAATCAGAGCGTTGAGGTGAAGATCCGCGATATGGAAAAAATTAGCCTGGTGCTTGCAGCGGTCGGTAGGTCCGGGGCCAATCAGGTTTCCGGCGTGCAGTTCGGTATTGACGATTCGGATCAGCTGAATGAAGAAGCGCGTATTGAGGCGCTTGCGGATGCAAAAACCAAAGCCATCAATATTGCCAAGGCGCTTGGTGTGAATATCGTGAGGGTGGTTGGCTTTACCGAATCATCGGCAATGCCGAGTTCAATCGCATATTCTAAAATGGCCGAGGACATGGGCGGCGGCGACATGCCGCAGATTGAATCCGGCACGCTGGATGTTGTTTCAAACGTAACGGTGACATTTGAAATTGAATAA
- a CDS encoding phosphoglycerate kinase — translation MKLRKITDIKEIRGELFLVRVDYNVPIAHSRILDDTKIRRSLKTIRYLTARGGGVVLVSHFGRPEGKRNPKYSLRPIGARLSKLLKKSVYFCDAPIPGSEFFGNAWETWDGQVTLLENIRFYAGEEANSANWARELARPFDYFVNDAFASSHRAHASVAAVTKFLPSYAGFDLADEVENLERAVQGSKRPLVVVLGGAKISTKINLIKKFVKKADWLILGGGLANSALAARGFKIGASLVERTQKSAVSSKKIILPVDFAVGDSRTRRFVGIREANPKTRTICSGKEAIFDIGPKTMGLYKKYLAKAGTIIWNGPLGLAEDKRYARGTQEIARAIGRARGKTYAGGGETVMEINKLKLGRRFTFVSAGGGAMLEYLEGKKMPGLKPLIKK, via the coding sequence ATGAAACTCAGAAAAATTACGGACATTAAAGAAATTAGGGGCGAGCTTTTTTTAGTTCGCGTTGATTACAACGTGCCGATTGCGCACAGCCGTATTTTGGATGACACTAAGATTCGGCGTTCGCTTAAGACGATTCGTTATCTTACAGCGCGTGGCGGCGGCGTGGTGCTCGTGTCTCATTTTGGGAGGCCCGAAGGAAAGCGGAACCCAAAATATTCGCTCCGGCCGATCGGAGCACGGCTTTCGAAGCTTTTAAAAAAATCAGTTTATTTCTGCGACGCTCCGATTCCGGGGTCAGAATTTTTTGGCAACGCCTGGGAAACCTGGGACGGCCAGGTGACGCTCCTTGAAAATATTCGTTTTTACGCCGGAGAAGAAGCAAATAGCGCGAACTGGGCGCGGGAACTCGCCCGACCGTTTGATTATTTCGTGAATGACGCCTTTGCCTCCTCGCACCGGGCGCACGCGAGTGTGGCCGCGGTGACAAAGTTTTTACCGAGTTATGCCGGGTTTGATTTGGCGGATGAAGTGGAGAATCTTGAGCGCGCGGTACAGGGTTCGAAGCGTCCGCTTGTTGTGGTTCTTGGCGGCGCGAAAATTTCCACAAAAATTAATTTGATAAAAAAATTTGTTAAAAAAGCGGATTGGCTCATACTCGGGGGCGGACTGGCGAACAGTGCGCTCGCGGCACGCGGATTTAAAATCGGCGCGTCTCTTGTTGAGCGGACGCAAAAAAGCGCGGTTTCATCAAAAAAGATTATTCTACCGGTTGATTTTGCGGTTGGGGACAGCCGGACGCGGCGTTTTGTCGGCATTAGAGAAGCGAATCCTAAAACCCGAACGATTTGCAGCGGCAAGGAAGCGATTTTTGATATCGGTCCGAAGACCATGGGGTTATATAAAAAATATCTGGCTAAGGCGGGCACCATCATCTGGAACGGTCCGCTCGGCCTCGCGGAAGACAAAAGGTACGCGCGCGGCACCCAAGAGATTGCGCGGGCAATCGGACGGGCGCGCGGCAAGACTTATGCCGGAGGCGGAGAAACGGTGATGGAAATAAATAAACTGAAACTGGGACGGAGATTCACTTTTGTTTCGGCCGGCGGAGGGGCGATGCTAGAATATCTTGAGGGCAAGAAGATGCCCGGATTAAAACCATTAATTAAAAAATAA
- a CDS encoding metallophosphoesterase, translated as MRWENLLFDGIIFFFLIASGAGILELRDRAKKNKRALFHFFVLSLAIAWLTVFYGSFVEPRFIVTRNYDYPISSGSGENMIKAVVLGDFHLGPYNDEYLIDNVVRRVNRVRPDIIFLVGDFISFDNGQIDKFAKLGELQAPLGVFAVTGNHDYQGGGIDGVVEKLQKLNIIFLRNQGSTIKISGREFYIAGVDDYWFGNMDLTRALVGQRPGQSVILLAHNPDVVRYLPAPLRVDLLISGHTHGGQIRLPYIGSVVELPSDLPRTYARGLLEWKGKNMFVTPGLGEIGPRARLFDPPEISVLNISF; from the coding sequence ATGCGTTGGGAAAATCTGCTATTTGACGGAATAATTTTCTTTTTTTTGATCGCCTCGGGCGCCGGTATTCTCGAGCTCCGCGATCGGGCAAAGAAAAACAAAAGAGCGTTATTTCATTTTTTTGTTTTGTCATTAGCAATTGCGTGGCTCACGGTTTTTTATGGCAGTTTCGTTGAACCGCGTTTTATCGTGACGCGCAACTATGATTATCCGATCAGCAGCGGAAGCGGGGAGAATATGATTAAGGCCGTGGTGCTGGGAGACTTTCATCTCGGTCCATATAATGATGAATATTTGATTGACAATGTCGTGCGTCGCGTAAATCGCGTGCGGCCGGACATTATTTTTTTGGTCGGCGATTTTATTTCTTTTGACAATGGGCAGATTGATAAATTTGCCAAACTTGGAGAGCTCCAGGCGCCGCTCGGCGTGTTCGCGGTTACCGGAAACCATGATTATCAGGGCGGGGGCATTGACGGGGTTGTTGAAAAATTGCAAAAATTAAATATTATATTTTTACGCAATCAGGGTTCAACGATAAAGATCAGCGGTCGGGAATTTTACATCGCCGGAGTGGATGATTACTGGTTTGGCAACATGGATTTAACCCGCGCACTGGTCGGTCAGCGGCCGGGCCAAAGCGTGATTTTACTTGCCCATAATCCGGACGTGGTGCGGTATCTGCCGGCGCCGCTCCGAGTTGATTTGCTGATTTCCGGGCATACGCATGGCGGTCAAATCAGGCTGCCTTATATCGGTTCGGTGGTTGAATTGCCGTCCGATTTGCCGCGGACTTATGCCCGGGGGCTCCTGGAGTGGAAGGGCAAAAATATGTTTGTCACACCAGGACTTGGAGAGATTGGGCCGAGAGCCAGGCTTTTTGATCCGCCGGAAATTTCGGTTTTGAATATCTCTTTCTAG
- the gap gene encoding type I glyceraldehyde-3-phosphate dehydrogenase encodes MMIKVAINGFGRIGRTTFKAGWDKKGIEFVAINDLTDTATLAHLLKYDTVYRKWGHRISSTKDSLAVDGKKVWAFMEKDPSKLPWGKLGVDVVLECTGFFRSKEQAAMHLSAGAKKVIISAPAKGEGVNTYMQGVNAHQYKGEDIIDNASCTTNCIAPIAAIVEAKWGIKKAYMTTIHAMTSDQVLVDGPHNDLRRARTAPQNIIPTTTGAAIATGKVIKSLAGKFDGMSIRVPVPVVSLADFTFVLKKKATAEAVNSHLKKMAGAPHYRGIIDVTDEPLVSSDFIGNDHSSIVDLSLTEVVDGDLLKIIAWYDNEWGYSHRLAEMALVVGKAIRK; translated from the coding sequence ATTATGATAAAAGTAGCAATAAACGGTTTCGGTCGGATCGGCCGGACAACATTCAAGGCCGGCTGGGACAAAAAGGGGATAGAGTTCGTGGCGATTAATGATCTTACTGATACCGCGACTCTGGCGCATTTGCTTAAATACGACACGGTTTATCGAAAATGGGGGCATAGGATTTCAAGCACTAAGGATTCGCTCGCGGTTGACGGCAAGAAGGTATGGGCATTCATGGAAAAGGACCCGAGTAAATTACCGTGGGGGAAGCTTGGAGTTGATGTGGTGCTTGAATGCACCGGTTTTTTTCGCTCAAAAGAGCAGGCGGCGATGCATCTTAGCGCGGGTGCGAAGAAGGTAATTATTTCGGCGCCGGCCAAGGGCGAGGGAGTGAATACATACATGCAGGGAGTGAACGCGCATCAATATAAGGGTGAAGATATAATTGATAATGCTTCATGCACCACAAACTGCATCGCTCCAATTGCGGCGATTGTTGAGGCGAAGTGGGGCATCAAGAAGGCGTATATGACCACCATCCACGCAATGACTTCGGACCAGGTGCTGGTGGACGGTCCGCATAATGATTTGCGCCGCGCCCGTACCGCTCCGCAGAATATTATTCCGACCACAACCGGCGCGGCGATCGCGACCGGCAAGGTTATAAAATCGCTCGCGGGCAAGTTTGATGGCATGTCCATTCGCGTGCCGGTTCCGGTGGTTTCACTCGCGGATTTTACTTTCGTCTTGAAGAAAAAAGCAACCGCCGAGGCGGTGAATAGTCATTTGAAAAAAATGGCCGGGGCTCCGCACTACCGCGGCATCATTGACGTGACCGACGAGCCGCTGGTGTCGTCGGATTTTATTGGTAACGATCATTCTTCGATCGTTGATTTAAGCCTGACCGAAGTTGTTGACGGAGATCTTTTAAAGATCATTGCCTGGTATGACAATGAATGGGGATATTCTCACCGGCTCGCGGAAATGGCGCTAGTTGTCGGTAAGGCGATCAGGAAATAA
- a CDS encoding PsbP-related protein, protein MKGSERAGVIFIVVLALAMALGLYFFQKSRLEPAMETLPAPLSVEAPVSEPSEELEPIEFVSYKNQSISFKHPSKWFEGQEEDFLVFTSWDPNTTPERGERGLRLVVGKVTTDLGLDEYVSEYLNQNISSDPSYALIARHPAALGGLPSVIIQASTDLEGGSVIQSAFVLRNGELWSVDLISRVLNEDSQDIFDNVLYNFSFINNN, encoded by the coding sequence ATGAAAGGATCGGAACGAGCCGGAGTGATATTCATCGTCGTCCTGGCTTTGGCCATGGCGCTGGGTCTTTATTTTTTCCAAAAATCACGCCTTGAGCCGGCCATGGAGACGCTGCCGGCCCCCCTGTCCGTCGAGGCGCCGGTTTCGGAACCATCTGAAGAGCTCGAACCGATTGAATTTGTGAGCTATAAAAATCAGAGTATTTCATTTAAGCATCCGTCCAAATGGTTTGAGGGTCAAGAAGAGGATTTTTTGGTATTCACGAGTTGGGATCCAAATACGACCCCGGAACGGGGGGAGAGAGGTTTGCGGCTCGTGGTGGGTAAAGTGACGACCGATTTAGGGCTCGATGAATACGTGAGCGAATATTTAAATCAGAATATATCATCCGATCCGAGCTATGCACTCATCGCGCGCCATCCGGCGGCGCTCGGCGGTTTGCCGTCGGTGATTATCCAAGCCTCAACCGATTTGGAAGGCGGGTCGGTAATCCAGAGCGCATTTGTCCTGAGGAACGGCGAATTGTGGTCGGTTGATTTAATTAGTCGGGTTTTGAACGAAGATTCTCAAGATATTTTCGATAACGTTTTATATAATTTTTCATTTATTAATAATAACTAA
- a CDS encoding translation elongation factor Ts has protein sequence METQEVVKLRTITGAGMLDCKKALDEAAGDIDEAVKILKKKGQIKAAKKSAERVTKEGIVHAYTHANGKVGAMIEILCETDFVARNEIFKELAHDIAMQVAATEPLYLKPENIPAEILEKQKEMYREELVAEGKPEAIMDKIMEGKLAKYYSEVCLMNQVFIKDEDKTIADLINDRIVTLGEKVEIRRFCRISI, from the coding sequence ATGGAAACACAAGAAGTGGTAAAATTGCGTACAATTACTGGCGCGGGCATGCTTGATTGCAAGAAGGCGCTGGATGAAGCCGCTGGCGATATCGACGAAGCGGTGAAAATTTTAAAGAAAAAAGGCCAGATCAAGGCGGCGAAAAAGAGCGCCGAAAGGGTGACGAAGGAAGGAATAGTGCACGCTTATACACATGCAAACGGCAAGGTCGGAGCCATGATTGAGATTCTTTGCGAAACCGATTTCGTTGCCCGTAACGAAATATTCAAAGAACTGGCGCATGACATTGCCATGCAGGTTGCGGCAACCGAGCCGCTGTATCTCAAGCCCGAAAATATTCCCGCGGAGATTCTGGAAAAACAGAAGGAGATGTACCGCGAAGAACTCGTGGCCGAAGGAAAACCCGAAGCAATCATGGATAAAATTATGGAGGGCAAGCTTGCCAAGTATTACAGCGAGGTTTGCCTTATGAACCAGGTATTTATAAAGGACGAAGATAAGACGATTGCGGACTTGATCAATGACCGGATCGTGACGCTTGGGGAGAAAGTGGAAATTCGTCGATTTTGTCGGATTTCGATATAG
- the rpsB gene encoding 30S ribosomal protein S2, with protein sequence MPKLPTILEMLEAGVHFGHQTGRWHPKAEPYIFGARNNVHIINLEETQKYLEKALDFVRQTVARGGVVLFLGTKRQAKDIVKRYAIECGAPYLTERWLGGMLTNFSEILILLRKFRDLQKRQEKGELKKYTKKEQLVFAREIETLRQRIGGIQELNKIPDAIFVVDLKYEKTARAESDNRGVKLVALCDTNIDPTGVAYCIPANDDAVKSIELMTRYVAEAVKEGREEAKRGAAPESKK encoded by the coding sequence ATGCCAAAACTACCAACAATATTGGAGATGCTTGAAGCCGGCGTGCATTTTGGGCACCAGACCGGCCGATGGCATCCCAAAGCCGAACCGTACATTTTCGGCGCGAGAAATAATGTACACATCATCAATCTGGAGGAAACGCAGAAATACCTGGAGAAGGCTCTGGATTTCGTGCGCCAAACCGTGGCGCGCGGCGGAGTCGTGCTATTTCTCGGCACGAAGCGCCAGGCCAAGGATATCGTGAAGCGCTACGCCATTGAATGCGGGGCGCCGTATCTTACCGAGCGGTGGCTCGGCGGAATGCTTACGAATTTTAGTGAGATTCTCATATTGCTCCGGAAGTTCCGTGATCTGCAGAAGCGCCAGGAAAAAGGCGAACTTAAGAAATATACAAAAAAGGAGCAATTGGTTTTCGCGCGCGAGATTGAAACATTGCGCCAGAGAATCGGCGGTATCCAGGAACTCAATAAAATTCCGGATGCGATTTTCGTGGTTGATCTGAAATACGAAAAAACCGCGCGCGCCGAATCCGATAACCGCGGCGTCAAACTGGTTGCGCTCTGTGACACGAATATTGATCCAACCGGCGTTGCTTATTGCATACCGGCAAATGATGACGCGGTTAAATCAATTGAGCTCATGACCCGGTATGTTGCCGAGGCGGTGAAAGAGGGGCGGGAAGAGGCAAAGCGGGGTGCGGCTCCGGAGAGTAAAAAATAA
- a CDS encoding glycosyltransferase family 4 protein produces the protein MKILIVSNLYPPEARGGAERVAELQARGFRDAGHEVAVLSSGPRGFACDKADGIKICRFFPLNIFWYKNIGEHGFAARAIWHALDAMSLAGLGMMRRAIREEVPDLIVSHNLRGLGMLGVLALKAESERWVHVAHDIQLSAPNGLMLWGEEAKAERSFVRKIWEAYSRRLFGSPRLIVSPSRWLAEFYKNKGFFKDSRVEVLPNPAPLAGMAEKILHPGLNLLYLGQIEKHKGARWLVETLKDLPGDWHLAVAGGGSDLGEIKKIAAGDARINILGPRPREEIGRLFSGADLAIVPSFCYENSPAVISESLAAGVPVLVSRIGGAGELVRQGENGWTFTPGAKDELLAKIKPFIADPARLAGMSEACRKTVAEYGLENYISKLLELVK, from the coding sequence ATGAAGATTCTGATTGTCTCAAATTTGTATCCGCCCGAGGCGCGGGGCGGAGCCGAGCGGGTGGCTGAACTCCAGGCGCGCGGGTTTCGCGATGCCGGGCACGAGGTGGCGGTGCTCTCGAGCGGTCCGCGCGGTTTTGCCTGCGACAAGGCGGATGGCATTAAAATTTGCCGCTTTTTTCCGCTTAATATTTTTTGGTATAAAAATATCGGAGAGCACGGTTTTGCGGCGCGCGCGATCTGGCACGCGCTGGACGCCATGAGCCTTGCGGGTTTGGGCATGATGCGGCGCGCGATTAGGGAAGAAGTGCCGGATCTTATCGTAAGCCATAATCTTAGGGGCCTGGGCATGCTCGGAGTTTTGGCGCTCAAGGCAGAGAGCGAGCGCTGGGTGCACGTGGCACACGACATTCAGCTTTCTGCGCCGAACGGACTCATGCTCTGGGGGGAAGAAGCAAAGGCGGAGCGTTCGTTCGTGCGGAAGATCTGGGAAGCGTACTCGCGCCGGCTTTTTGGTTCGCCGCGGCTCATTGTTTCGCCGTCGCGCTGGCTCGCGGAATTTTATAAAAATAAGGGATTTTTTAAAGACTCGCGCGTTGAGGTTTTGCCGAATCCCGCGCCCCTGGCAGGGATGGCGGAAAAAATATTGCACCCCGGGCTTAATCTGCTGTATCTCGGCCAGATTGAGAAACACAAGGGCGCGCGGTGGCTGGTTGAAACCCTTAAGGATCTGCCCGGCGATTGGCATCTTGCGGTTGCGGGTGGTGGTTCGGATCTTGGAGAAATAAAAAAAATCGCCGCGGGCGATGCGCGAATAAATATTTTAGGTCCGCGGCCGCGTGAAGAGATTGGACGACTTTTTTCCGGGGCGGATCTCGCCATCGTGCCGTCATTTTGCTACGAGAATTCGCCGGCCGTAATCTCCGAGAGCCTGGCTGCCGGAGTGCCGGTGCTTGTATCGCGCATTGGCGGAGCCGGGGAGCTCGTGCGCCAAGGGGAGAACGGGTGGACTTTTACGCCGGGGGCGAAAGACGAGCTGCTTGCGAAAATTAAGCCGTTCATAGCGGATCCGGCGCGGCTTGCGGGCATGAGCGAGGCCTGTCGGAAGACGGTGGCGGAATATGGACTGGAAAATTATATCAGCAAATTGCTGGAGTTGGTAAAATAA
- a CDS encoding glycosyltransferase family 4 protein, producing MRIAIITSTFPPYRGGMGNVAYAHARELARLGDEVTVFCPTPRGAERLKFDFNVIYLKPVIRYGNAAWVPHLADMLDGFDVVHLHYPFFGGAEAALFWKKNKRTKEQKNKLVVTYHMDTVGRGAIGLFFRLYRRLFLRRILAAADKVFVSTLDYAQAGDLAKFVAQDPEKFVVSNLGVDEKFFSPGHRLETLAVKYNILASDFVLLFVGGLDRAHYFKGLDKLIEAVKTVKDKKIKLLVVGDGDRRPEFEQIVASAGLGERVFFAGGVDDRELPQYYNLADALTFPSVDKSEAYGLVALEAGACGKPVIASSLPGVRYVVQDGRTGALVAPKDVNGLAKAINDMAADPESVKEMGERARERIEAEFTWPVIVGKMRGQYFKL from the coding sequence ATGAGGATAGCGATAATCACATCGACATTTCCTCCTTATCGCGGCGGTATGGGCAACGTGGCATACGCGCACGCGCGCGAGCTCGCGCGTCTCGGCGACGAGGTGACGGTGTTTTGCCCGACGCCCCGGGGAGCCGAGCGGCTGAAGTTTGATTTTAACGTAATTTATCTTAAGCCGGTCATCCGCTACGGCAATGCCGCCTGGGTGCCGCATCTTGCGGACATGCTGGACGGATTTGATGTCGTTCATTTGCACTATCCGTTTTTTGGCGGAGCGGAAGCGGCTCTTTTTTGGAAAAAGAACAAAAGAACAAAAGAACAAAAGAACAAACTGGTTGTTACGTATCATATGGATACGGTAGGAAGGGGAGCAATAGGGTTGTTTTTCAGATTATACCGGCGGTTATTTTTGCGGCGGATTCTCGCGGCCGCGGATAAGGTTTTTGTATCCACGCTTGATTACGCCCAGGCCGGGGATCTGGCGAAATTCGTGGCTCAGGATCCGGAAAAATTCGTGGTTTCAAATCTCGGGGTGGACGAGAAATTTTTTTCGCCCGGCCACCGGCTGGAGACGCTCGCCGTAAAATATAATATTCTAGCCAGCGATTTTGTCCTGCTCTTTGTCGGCGGATTGGACCGCGCGCATTATTTCAAGGGACTGGATAAATTGATTGAGGCAGTAAAGACAGTCAAAGATAAAAAGATTAAATTGCTTGTCGTGGGAGACGGCGACCGCCGGCCGGAGTTTGAGCAGATCGTCGCCTCCGCCGGCCTGGGGGAGCGCGTATTTTTTGCCGGGGGAGTGGATGACCGCGAATTGCCGCAATATTATAATTTGGCCGACGCGCTCACATTTCCTTCGGTTGATAAATCCGAAGCCTACGGGCTCGTGGCGCTCGAAGCCGGCGCCTGCGGAAAACCGGTGATCGCGAGCAGTCTTCCGGGCGTGCGCTATGTGGTGCAGGACGGCAGAACCGGCGCGCTGGTGGCGCCGAAGGATGTTAACGGCCTTGCCAAGGCGATTAACGATATGGCCGCGGATCCGGAGAGTGTAAAAGAAATGGGGGAGCGGGCGCGCGAGAGGATTGAGGCGGAATTTACCTGGCCGGTAATCGTCGGGAAGATGCGTGGGCAATATTTTAAATTATGA